AAATATTAGAACCGTCCCCGGTTCCCTTCCTCCACGAGAAATCATACCTTAATTCACCAACCCCCTAACACCTGACACCTTGAAAGAGAATAACTGTTCATGGTCAATGGTTTACTGAGGTAAACCCCAATATTCAATCCTTTCTTGTAACCATCCCTCTTGGGCTAGGGAAGTGATTATCTTATTTACTTTTTGTCTAAATTCTTGATGTTGTAAACCTTTGGGAAGGGCGATCGCCAAGGGATACGCTCCATATATTTGGGGTAATAGATAATATGAGGGGTTCTCTTGTACCCATCCTGTGAGTAGGGTTACATCTCCTGCAAAAGCGGTTACTTTTTCTTCTTGGATTAATGATAATCCTTCTTGATAAGATTTAACTCCTCGTAGTTGTGTGGAGGGAAAATTTTGCTTGAGAAGAACGATCGCACTAGAACCCTCTAAAACAGCGATGGTATCTCTAGGGGATATGGAGGAATTTTGTGAGCTAACTAAAGCCGTACCAGAAAGATAATAATGGTGGCTAAAGTCCACAACCCGTAACCGAGAACGGGTAACAGTAAGAGAGGCGATCGCCAAATCTACCTCCCCATCAATTACCGCCCTAAGGCGATGGGTATTGGTGAGAGGAACTAAATCCACCGCCATAGAATTGCCCAATAACTCTTGGCTAAGACGACGAATAATATCTACTTCCAACCCCTGTAAATTTCCATGATCATCCCGAAAAGATAAAGGACGATGATCATATTGGCTAACTCCCACCAATAAACGTCCCCTACTCTCTATGTCTTGCCAAGGAGTAGCCCTAGCCTGTGCCGACAAAAACACAGTCATCCACAAACAAAAAAAAGTAATTCGCCAAAACCTAACCATCTAAAATACAAGCCACCCTAAAACCAATAAAATTATAAGTAGAATCTGCCACATAACTACTACGCTTCGCACTGCGACAATAGTTACTAGGTAAAGACCATGAACCACCCCTGACTACCCGAGGAGTGGTACTAAGCTGGGAACGAAAAGCAGAGCCATCCTTGGATTTATTGGTATAATTCGGGGTGTAATGATCTTGACACCATTCCCACACATTACCATGACAGTCGTATAAACCGAAACCATTGGGGAAAAAGCTATCTACTGGGGTAGTTTTACGGTCAAATTTGTCATCGTTACCACCATTATTATTACTATTTTTACGATTATCGTAGTTAGCAAATTGAGGGTTAATAATATTTCCAAAGGAAAAAATAGAATTACTGCCCCCCCTACAGGCGTATTCCCATTCCGCCTCACTGGGTAAT
The genomic region above belongs to Cyanobacterium stanieri LEGE 03274 and contains:
- a CDS encoding transporter substrate-binding domain-containing protein, producing the protein MTVFLSAQARATPWQDIESRGRLLVGVSQYDHRPLSFRDDHGNLQGLEVDIIRRLSQELLGNSMAVDLVPLTNTHRLRAVIDGEVDLAIASLTVTRSRLRVVDFSHHYYLSGTALVSSQNSSISPRDTIAVLEGSSAIVLLKQNFPSTQLRGVKSYQEGLSLIQEEKVTAFAGDVTLLTGWVQENPSYYLLPQIYGAYPLAIALPKGLQHQEFRQKVNKIITSLAQEGWLQERIEYWGLPQ